One window of the Zea mays cultivar B73 chromosome 3, Zm-B73-REFERENCE-NAM-5.0, whole genome shotgun sequence genome contains the following:
- the LOC100283101 gene encoding 60S ribosomal protein L18a, translating to MVAFRFHQYQVVGRALPTPGDEHPKIYRMKLWATNEVRAKSKFWYFLRKLKKVKKSNGQVLAINEIFERNPTTIKNYGIWLRYQSRTGYHNMYKEYRDTTLNGAVEQMYNEMASRHRVRSPCIQIIKTATVHFKLCKRDNTKQFHNSEIKFPLVYRKVRPPTRKLKTTFKASRPNLFM from the exons ATGGTGGCCTTCAGG TTCCATCAGTACCAGGTGGTGGGGCGCGCGCTGCCGACGCCCGGCGACGAGCACCCCAAGATCTACCGCATGAAGCTCTGGGCCACCAACGAAGTCCGCGCCAAGAGCAAGTTCTG GTACTTCCTGAGGAAGTTGAAGAAGGTTAAGAAGAGCAACGGTCAGGTCCTGGCCATCAACGAG ATCTTCGAGCGTAACCCGACGACGATCAAGAACTACGGCATCTGGCTGCGCTACCAGAGCAGAACCGGCTACCACAACATGTACAAGGAGTACCGCGACACAACCCTGAACGGCGCTGTAGAACAGATGTACAATGAGATGGCTTCTCGCCACCGCGTGAGGTCCCCCTGCATCCAGATCATCAAGACCGCCACGGTGCACTTCAAGCTGTGCAAGAGGGACAACACAAAGCAGTTCCACAACAGTGAGATCAAGTTCCCACTCGTGTACCGCAAGGTCAGGCCGCCGACCAGGAAGCTGAAGACCACGTTCAAGGCTTCGAGGCCGAACCTGTTCATGTGA